The DNA segment CGTCGCCGGCGCGTACCTGCTGCCCTGCGCGATGTTCGTCGCGACCTACGTCGAGTCGATCTGACGTGTCGAGCCATCAGTTGGCAGAATCCGTTGGCATGGCCGTCCGTGCGCTGTTCGCCCCGCTGGTGAGCGGGTCGACGTACCGGCGGGCGGTGCACCTGTTGCTCGGCGGGGTGGTGCTTCTGCCGTATCTACTGCTCGGCTACATGTTCGCGACGTTGCTGTCCACCGACCCGCAACCGTTGATCACGGCCCTGCTGCTCGCGGTGGCGGCAGTGATCGCAGCAGCGCCGGCGTTCCTCCGCGGAACCCGGACGCTGTCGACGGTGGCCGCCCGCTCGTTGCTCGACGTCGACCTGCCGCACCTGCCGAATGGCCGCCTGGCGTTGGAGGCACGGCTGCGCAGTGCGCTGTGGTTCGCCACGCACCTGCTCGTCGGCGGGGTCGTGGCGGCCGCACTCATCATCATCGTGCCGATGGCCCTCATGTTCCTCACCGCCCAGCTCGGTCCCGCCGGCGAGTCGTTCAGGTTCGGCCCGTTCGATGCCGACGACCAGGCGGTTCTCTCGCTGCTCGGCTTCCTCGCCCTCGTCGGGCTCACCTACGCCGTCGCGGGTCTCGGCCGGCTCGCCGCCGTCATGGCCCCGGTGCTGCTCGGCCCCACGCCCGAGGAGCGGATCGCCGCGCTCGAGGCCGAAGCCGGTGAACTGGCGGAGCGGAACCGATTGGCGCGGGAGCTGCACGACTCGGTCGGGCATGCGCTGACGGTGGCCACGCTGCAGGCGGCGGCGGCGCGCGAGGTACTGAGCGCCGACCCGGAGTTCGCCAGGCGGGCGCTGGCGGCCATCGAGGACACCGGTCGTGCGGCGATGGCCGACCTCGACCACGTGCTCGGGCTGCTGCGCGACGGCCAGCCGTCCGACCAGGTGCCTGCCCGAACACTGGCCAACCTCACCGAGCTGCTGGCCGCGGCACGTAGCGCCGGCACCGAGATCACCGTGGACATCGCCGGCGAGCCGACCGAGGTGCCTGGGATCGTCTCCCGCGAGGCGTACCGCGTCGTGCAGGAGTGCCTCACCAACGCGACCAGGCACGCCCACGGCGAACCGGTGACCCTGCAGATCACGGTGACCGAAAGCACCGTCGGCATCACGGCGACCAACCCGGTACGCGGGGAGCAGGCCAGCCGCGCCGGTGGTCGCGGCATCACCGGCATGCGGGAACGCGTGCGGCTGCTTGGTGGCAAGATGACTGCCGGGCGCGAGGAGGGCAGGTGGCGGGTCAACGTACGGCTGCCGCTCGGCGGCAAGAGATGGGGGCCGACATGACCATCGACGTCCTGCTCGTCGATGACGAGGAGCTGGTCCGTACGGGTCTGCGCGCCATCATCGACGCGCAACCCGACCTCAACGTCATCGGTGAGGCGACCGACGGCGCGGACGTGCTGCCGCTCGCCCGGCGCCTGCACCCGGACGTCGTGCTCATGGACATCAGGATGCCCGCCATCGACGGCATCCAGGCGACCCGGCATCTCCGGGCGAACATGTCCGAGCCACCGCAGGTCTTGGTGGTGACCACGTTCGAGAACGACGACTACGTGTACCAGGCGCTCCTCGCCGGCGCTGCCGGGTTCCTGCTCAAGCGCGCCCGCCCCACCGAGGTCGTCGAGGCGGTCCGGGTGGTCGCCAATGGCGAGTCGGTGCTCTTCCCGGCCGCACTCCAGCGCCTGGTCGCGACGTACGGCAGCTACCCCGACAGAAGCGCGCTCGGCACCGCACGGCTGACCGACCGCGAGCAGGAGATCCTCCGGCTGATGGCCGCCGGCCTGTCCAACACGGAGATCGCCGACCAGCTCGTGGTCGGGCTGGAGACGGTCAAGACGCACGTCGGCAACGTGCTGGCGAAGCTCGACGCGAGGGACCGGACGCAGGCAGTCATCGCCGCCTACGAGTCCGGCTTCGTCACGCCGTCGAGGTAACGGTTACCAGGCGCGGCCAACCCGTCACGGTCCGGCAACGACGTCACTGGCCGACGGTGCCCATTGCCGCGCGGCGGCGCCCTGCCTACTATCAGCGGGTTTCCTGTTTCGTCCCGAAAGGGAAGACCGTGCGTCCCTGTGTCTTCCCACCGGCCGGGGGGCCATTCCGGCTGCCCTCTCATCCCCGTGCAGCCGCCACCGGGCGGCTCGGGACGTCCTCCACGCCGTGAGATCGCATCAAGTCAGCTCTCGGCCCGAGGAGGGACCACATGCGACGTACAACCACCGTGGCCCTGGTCGCGGGTGCGATCATGGGCCTGGCCGCGGTCGCGCCGGCGGCATCGGCTGCGCCCGCCCCACCGTTCAACTCGTTCACCTACACGGACAACATGCATCCGCAGGGCTTCTCCGAGCGCGGGAACACCGCGAGCCCGTTCACCGCGAACTCCGATCTCGCGTTCTGGGGGAAGACCGCGTACCACGGCAACTACGACGGGTTCCGGATCCTCGACGTGACCGAGCCCGACAACCCGGTAGAAGTCAACGACTACCAGGAGTGCGCGGGCAACCAGGGCGACGTGATCATCTGGGGCTCGGTACTCGTCCGGTCCTGGAACTCGCCCGCCCCCGAAGGTGCCACCTGTGACGGCGAGCCGGTACCCGAGGGCTGGGAGGGCGTACACGTCTTCGACGTCAGCGACCCCGCCGATCCGGACCTGCTGGCCTCGGTCGAGACCGAGTGCGGCTCGCATACCGCGACGGGCGTGCCAGACCAGGCGAACGACCGGCTGTTGGGGTACAACAGCGCGTCGAACAGCGACTGCCCGGGCCTGGACGTCATCGAGGTGCCGCTTGACGACCCGGATGGCGCGAACCTGATCCACGACTACCTCGACGTCGTGGCTCTCCGGCCGTGCCACGACACCGGCGTCATCTTGGGTGACGCGCTGAAGGCCGCGTGTGCGGGCGGCAACGGCTTCACCGTCTTCAGCATGGACCCGGCGGACGGCGGCTCGCTGGCACGTCCAGCGTTCCAGTACACGGTCGCAGTGCCGGGCGTCACGATCGGCCACTCGGCGGCGTTCAGCTGGGACGGCGGGACGATCATCTTCGGGCACGAGCCCGGTGGTGGCGGTCAGGCCCGGTGCCAGGAGTCGAGCGACACCGTGGACAAGACGCTGTTCTTCTTCGACACGGCAACCGGGGCCGAGGTCGGGTCGTTCGTCAACCCGAGACCCCAGACCGCCACGGAGAACTGCACCTGGCACAACTACAACGTGGTGCCCACCAGCAAGGGCGACGTGCTGGTCTCCGCGCAGTACCAGGCCGGCATCAGCGTCGTCGACTTCTCCGACCCCGCACAGGCGAAGGAGATCGCGTACGCCGACCCCGCCCCGCTGTCGGAGACGGAGCTGATCCTCGGCGGCGACTGGTCCGACTACTGGTACAACGGCCGGATCTACGAGTCCGACATCACCCGCGGCCTGTTGACCTGGCGGCTCAGCGACCGGGCCGTGGCCGGCGCGATGCGACTCCCCCACCTCAACCCGCAGACCCAGGAGTTCACGATCGGCTAACCGAGCTCGATGATCCTGCACGTCCCTACGGTGTCGTCGCTCGGGTTTCGCTCGGCCGCCGCACGGGTGCCGACGAGCGCGTGCCGTAGCTGACGCAGCTCGGCGATGGAGCGGTCGACCTCGTCGATGCGTTCGTCGAGCAGCTGGACGACGTGGCGGCACGGCACCGTGCCGCCACGTCTGAGCTCGAGGATGTGCCGGATCTCGGCGAGCGAGAGCCCGCGGGCCTCCGCCTGCCGGACGA comes from the Streptosporangiales bacterium genome and includes:
- a CDS encoding two-component sensor histidine kinase, with protein sequence MAVRALFAPLVSGSTYRRAVHLLLGGVVLLPYLLLGYMFATLLSTDPQPLITALLLAVAAVIAAAPAFLRGTRTLSTVAARSLLDVDLPHLPNGRLALEARLRSALWFATHLLVGGVVAAALIIIVPMALMFLTAQLGPAGESFRFGPFDADDQAVLSLLGFLALVGLTYAVAGLGRLAAVMAPVLLGPTPEERIAALEAEAGELAERNRLARELHDSVGHALTVATLQAAAAREVLSADPEFARRALAAIEDTGRAAMADLDHVLGLLRDGQPSDQVPARTLANLTELLAAARSAGTEITVDIAGEPTEVPGIVSREAYRVVQECLTNATRHAHGEPVTLQITVTESTVGITATNPVRGEQASRAGGRGITGMRERVRLLGGKMTAGREEGRWRVNVRLPLGGKRWGPT
- a CDS encoding MerR family transcriptional regulator, whose translation is MTMTVGMAAQAAGLSAKAVRLYETKGLVPPVARNSAGYRTYTEDHITVLRFVRQAEARGLSLAEIRHILELRRGGTVPCRHVVQLLDERIDEVDRSIAELRQLRHALVGTRAAAERNPSDDTVGTCRIIELG
- a CDS encoding response regulator: MTIDVLLVDDEELVRTGLRAIIDAQPDLNVIGEATDGADVLPLARRLHPDVVLMDIRMPAIDGIQATRHLRANMSEPPQVLVVTTFENDDYVYQALLAGAAGFLLKRARPTEVVEAVRVVANGESVLFPAALQRLVATYGSYPDRSALGTARLTDREQEILRLMAAGLSNTEIADQLVVGLETVKTHVGNVLAKLDARDRTQAVIAAYESGFVTPSR